Sequence from the Thermocoleostomius sinensis A174 genome:
ACCCAACTGTGGTGGTGTTGACCCCCGGTATCTACAATTCCGCCTACTTCGAGCATTCCTTCCTGGCCCAACAGATGGGCGTAGAACTGGTAGAAGGGCGCGATCTTGTCATCGCCGATGGGTATTTGCAAATGCGCACCACCAAAGGCTTGAAGCGGGTTGATGTCATCTATCGCCGCGTTGACGACGAATTTATCGATCCGCTGGCCTTTCGCCCTGATTCGTTGCTGGGCATTCCCGGACTGATGGAGGTGTACCGGGCTGGGCGGGTGGCGATCGCCAATGCCTTGGGAACGGGTGTTGCCGACGATAAAGTCATCTATGCTTATGTGCCTCAGATGATCAAGTATTATCTAGGCGAAGAGCAACTCTTGCCCAACGTACCGACCTATCTCTGCTGGGAACCTGAGCAACAAGACTATGTGCTGTCTCATCTGGATCAACTCGTGGTGAAATCCGCCAGCGAATCCGGCGGCTATGGCATGTTAGTTGGGCCGCACGCCACTCCTGACCAACGCGCCGACTTTGCCGATCGCATCACAGCCAACCCACGCAACTATATCGCCCAACCCACCTTGAAACTATCGCGAGTTCCTACCCTGCTGGGCGATCGATTAGAACCGTGCCACGTTGATTTGCGTCCCTATATTCTCTACGGCAAAGACGATATCTACATCAATCCCGGTGGACTGACCCGCGTAGCCATGCGCAAAGGCTCCCTCGTGGTCAACTCCTCGCAAGGCGGTGGCAGCAAAGATAC
This genomic interval carries:
- a CDS encoding circularly permuted type 2 ATP-grasp protein, which produces MQFEQYNPGEFYDELFVAQGKPRPEAALLIDRINSLSIEELQQRQKAAQQALFKLGVTFNVYSDDQGTERILPFDIIPRILPAQEWEQLERGLKQRIHALNLFLTDIYGDQKIIQDGVIPAELIQSASGFLKPCMGLKPSQGIWCHITGTDLVRDGDGQWYVLEDNLRCPSGVSYVLENRRVMKSTFPIVFNQMAIMPVDDYASKLLDTLLDLAPSGLPDPTVVVLTPGIYNSAYFEHSFLAQQMGVELVEGRDLVIADGYLQMRTTKGLKRVDVIYRRVDDEFIDPLAFRPDSLLGIPGLMEVYRAGRVAIANALGTGVADDKVIYAYVPQMIKYYLGEEQLLPNVPTYLCWEPEQQDYVLSHLDQLVVKSASESGGYGMLVGPHATPDQRADFADRITANPRNYIAQPTLKLSRVPTLLGDRLEPCHVDLRPYILYGKDDIYINPGGLTRVAMRKGSLVVNSSQGGGSKDTWVVAQNLIQMQTLLQGQSQIQSQHGQTQSQTQS